A stretch of Candidatus Neomarinimicrobiota bacterium DNA encodes these proteins:
- a CDS encoding beta-ketoacyl-ACP synthase III: MRQSHITGIGHAVPENVVTNADLEKLMDTSDQWITERSGVKERHHVRSDEETGASDLGVQAAEIALEMAGVTPDDIDLIVFATISSDYFMPGSAVMVQEKMGMQHIGAFDVRAACSGFIYGLSIADQFIRTEMHDNVLLIGAEVQSVALKLDTEHRDLAVLFGDGAGAVVLQPSHDDAGVLSTHLHSDGSHLKDLWLPAPGSKYNPFNSKELIDKDLHVPYMNGREVFKNAVVRFPEVIHEALDHNGLTLNDVALIIPHQANYRISQAVAKRLGVGMDRVYSNIHKYGNTTAASIPIAMSEAYADGKISSGDIVILAAFGSGFTWASAAIRW; this comes from the coding sequence ATGAGACAATCACACATTACTGGGATCGGACACGCTGTACCGGAAAATGTAGTGACGAACGCCGATCTCGAAAAACTGATGGACACTTCAGACCAATGGATCACGGAACGGTCGGGAGTTAAGGAAAGACATCATGTGAGAAGCGACGAAGAGACGGGTGCATCGGACCTGGGCGTTCAGGCAGCGGAGATCGCACTGGAGATGGCCGGCGTCACTCCCGATGATATCGATCTGATCGTATTCGCAACTATTTCATCAGATTACTTCATGCCAGGCAGTGCCGTAATGGTACAGGAAAAGATGGGTATGCAACATATAGGGGCATTTGATGTTCGCGCCGCGTGCTCCGGATTTATTTACGGTTTGAGCATCGCTGACCAATTCATCCGCACCGAGATGCACGATAATGTCTTGCTAATCGGTGCTGAGGTCCAGAGTGTTGCCCTCAAACTCGATACGGAACACCGTGATCTGGCTGTTCTCTTCGGAGACGGCGCTGGAGCAGTTGTTCTTCAGCCCAGCCATGACGATGCTGGAGTACTCTCAACTCACCTCCACTCCGACGGCTCACATCTGAAGGATTTGTGGCTGCCAGCTCCCGGAAGCAAGTATAACCCGTTCAACAGCAAAGAGTTGATCGATAAAGATCTTCACGTCCCCTACATGAACGGCCGTGAAGTTTTTAAAAACGCCGTTGTCCGCTTCCCGGAAGTCATTCATGAAGCGCTCGATCACAACGGTCTCACTCTGAACGACGTGGCTCTGATTATCCCTCATCAGGCCAACTACCGCATCAGTCAGGCTGTGGCAAAGCGACTTGGCGTAGGGATGGACAGAGTCTACAGCAACATCCACAAGTACGGTAACACGACGGCAGCTTCCATCCCCATCGCTATGTCTGAAGCATATGCTGATGGCAAGATTTCGTCGGGCGATATTGTCATTCTGGCGGCATTCGGGTCAGGATTCACCTGGGCATCCGCCGCCATTCGCTGGTGA
- the recJ gene encoding single-stranded-DNA-specific exonuclease RecJ yields MSIWNIKSPDQQTVQRLQKEFNAPEIIAKVMANRGINSLTDSKPFFDPSLDDLHDPFGMLNMNTAAENVAYHMENRKPIMIFGDYDVDGITGSSMLALTLKTLGADVSVYIPDRENEGYGLSKTGIDHAAEKGATLIITCDCGINAVDEVDYAKGHNIEVIITDHHTPDPRLPDAFAILNPRQHDCEYPFKGLCGGGVAFKLASAVAEVLDEDPFVAYQHLDLITLGTAADIVPLTDENRIITYHGLKQLKETDNPGLKALLETSNLIDKELTVGRLLFWVAPRINAAGRMGDANRAVRLLITEDFFEATQLARALDNENRSRQAVQQTIVDEAILMVNNEVDLENDKAIVLWKEGWHSGIIGIVASRIKEEFCRPTVIISVDGDEGKGSARSIRGFDLYQNLARCARHLIGFGGHPMAAGLTISAANLEPFREEFRKIADSTLSYDDLVNRLDIDGEMSLNVIDKRFMDFIRKLSPYGPGNMRPAFVSTEVKVSGTPKLVGKGNHLKFTARQNGISYDAIGFNLAEHYQHLITGNPVDLVYVVEENEWQGRKTIQLNVRDIKPTGVNQS; encoded by the coding sequence ATGTCAATCTGGAACATTAAATCCCCTGATCAGCAAACCGTTCAAAGACTCCAGAAGGAGTTTAACGCACCTGAGATCATTGCGAAAGTCATGGCCAACCGGGGAATCAATTCCCTGACCGATTCAAAACCGTTTTTCGATCCGTCCCTCGATGACTTGCACGACCCATTCGGTATGCTCAACATGAATACAGCGGCCGAAAATGTCGCTTATCATATGGAAAACCGGAAACCAATCATGATCTTCGGCGACTACGATGTTGACGGTATAACCGGTTCGTCCATGCTCGCTCTGACCCTGAAGACACTGGGAGCGGATGTATCTGTATACATTCCCGATCGTGAAAATGAGGGCTACGGTCTCTCAAAGACTGGTATAGACCACGCTGCTGAGAAAGGAGCAACTCTGATTATTACTTGCGATTGCGGTATTAATGCGGTGGACGAGGTAGACTATGCTAAGGGTCATAATATTGAAGTCATCATCACTGATCACCATACACCGGATCCGCGGCTGCCGGACGCCTTTGCCATTCTCAATCCAAGACAGCACGACTGCGAATACCCGTTCAAAGGGCTGTGTGGAGGCGGCGTAGCATTCAAGCTGGCTTCGGCAGTGGCTGAAGTGCTGGATGAGGATCCCTTCGTTGCTTATCAGCATCTCGATCTGATCACGCTGGGCACCGCAGCGGATATCGTCCCTTTAACAGACGAAAACAGAATCATCACCTATCACGGGCTTAAGCAGCTCAAGGAGACGGACAACCCGGGTCTCAAGGCCTTGCTGGAGACAAGTAACCTGATTGATAAGGAACTCACGGTCGGGCGACTGCTGTTCTGGGTAGCACCGCGCATCAACGCCGCCGGAAGAATGGGTGACGCCAACCGTGCTGTACGGCTGCTCATCACGGAGGATTTTTTCGAAGCGACCCAGCTGGCGCGAGCACTGGACAACGAGAACCGGTCACGACAGGCCGTTCAGCAGACCATCGTCGATGAAGCTATCCTCATGGTAAATAACGAAGTAGATCTGGAAAACGACAAAGCGATTGTGTTATGGAAAGAGGGGTGGCATTCCGGAATTATCGGCATCGTCGCATCCAGAATCAAAGAGGAATTCTGTCGACCGACGGTCATTATCAGCGTGGACGGTGATGAGGGGAAGGGATCTGCGCGCAGCATTCGCGGTTTCGACCTGTACCAGAATCTGGCCAGATGTGCTCGACATCTCATCGGTTTCGGCGGCCACCCTATGGCGGCCGGGCTTACTATATCAGCAGCAAATCTTGAACCGTTCCGGGAAGAATTTCGTAAAATAGCTGACAGTACGCTGTCATACGATGATCTGGTGAACAGACTTGACATTGACGGTGAAATGTCGTTAAATGTAATAGATAAAAGATTCATGGATTTCATTCGGAAACTTTCTCCTTACGGCCCCGGGAATATGAGGCCGGCTTTTGTTTCCACTGAGGTGAAAGTCAGTGGAACTCCCAAACTGGTAGGAAAAGGAAATCATCTCAAGTTCACCGCGCGGCAGAATGGAATATCTTACGATGCCATCGGCTTCAATCTTGCCGAGCACTACCAGCATCTTATTACCGGTAATCCTGTCGATCTTGTATACGTTGTTGAGGAAAATGAGTGGCAAGGAAGAAAAACTATTCAACTGAATGTGAGAGACATTAAACCAACCGGAGTTAATCAATCATGA
- a CDS encoding C4-type zinc ribbon domain-containing protein codes for MGVLSELIKLQEVDSALMELEQLKGNLPRKVEEMIARIDHLAASIQRSEERLTEIDLEIRKIQGMESDRKTKVEKLQDQLYLVKTNREYDALMAEIDHLKKEIDDEELRELELSEEHDGLEEQLKLDKTQNEETATELVKQKAELEKTIQSTEKEYKTLTVKRTGILPNIDMRHMRLYDRVRQARNGVAVVPVTNHSCGGCHAHLTSQSIVEIRRSEGVTQCNSCQRMLFWSGN; via the coding sequence ATGGGAGTTCTTAGTGAACTGATCAAACTTCAAGAGGTTGATTCTGCTCTGATGGAGCTCGAACAACTGAAGGGTAATCTTCCGAGGAAAGTTGAAGAAATGATAGCGAGAATTGATCATCTTGCCGCTTCTATCCAGAGGAGTGAAGAGAGACTGACGGAAATCGACCTCGAAATCAGAAAGATTCAGGGGATGGAATCAGACAGGAAGACCAAAGTAGAAAAGCTGCAGGATCAGCTCTATCTGGTCAAGACCAACCGGGAGTACGACGCCCTGATGGCAGAGATCGACCACCTGAAGAAAGAGATTGATGACGAAGAATTAAGGGAACTTGAACTGAGTGAAGAGCACGACGGACTGGAAGAGCAGTTAAAGCTGGACAAGACCCAGAACGAGGAGACGGCAACCGAGCTGGTAAAGCAGAAAGCGGAACTGGAAAAGACAATTCAAAGCACGGAAAAAGAATACAAGACTCTCACTGTCAAACGTACCGGAATCTTACCGAATATCGACATGCGCCACATGAGGCTTTATGATCGTGTCCGACAAGCAAGAAATGGCGTAGCTGTTGTCCCAGTCACCAACCACTCGTGTGGCGGCTGTCACGCCCACCTCACATCGCAATCTATTGTTGAAATCAGGAGAAGCGAGGGGGTAACTCAATGCAATTCCTGTCAGCGCATGCTCTTCTGGTCCGGGAACTAA
- a CDS encoding YqgE/AlgH family protein, whose product MSSTLSNHFLVAVPQLVGPFFAKSIVLIIDNSNQGSTGIVLNQPTDHTVSELNKNLKTSRRGNDRLFLGGPVDPSAAIVVHDEVYQGPDTKRVTDSLAMSKSLESLLTITQSESITFRCFIGYAGWASGQLEAEIALGNWLLNPVIPELVFTDQPEGLWDSVLSEMGLDPLTIGHGAFD is encoded by the coding sequence GTGAGTTCGACTCTGTCAAACCATTTCCTGGTGGCGGTACCGCAACTGGTAGGTCCCTTCTTCGCCAAAAGCATCGTTCTGATTATTGACAACAGCAATCAGGGCAGTACCGGCATAGTCTTGAACCAACCGACTGACCACACGGTATCTGAGCTCAACAAGAATCTGAAGACAAGCCGCCGCGGGAACGACCGTCTCTTCCTGGGAGGACCTGTTGATCCGTCAGCGGCCATTGTTGTTCACGACGAAGTGTATCAGGGTCCCGATACTAAACGGGTTACTGACAGTCTGGCGATGAGCAAGAGTCTTGAAAGCTTACTAACCATCACTCAGAGTGAAAGCATCACCTTCCGCTGTTTCATCGGTTATGCGGGATGGGCATCCGGTCAGCTCGAAGCGGAGATTGCTCTCGGAAACTGGCTTCTCAATCCCGTCATTCCGGAACTGGTGTTTACTGATCAGCCTGAGGGACTGTGGGATAGCGTCCTCAGTGAAATGGGACTCGATCCACTGACCATTGGCCACGGTGCATTCGATTGA